The Puntigrus tetrazona isolate hp1 chromosome 16, ASM1883169v1, whole genome shotgun sequence genome includes a region encoding these proteins:
- the clcn1b gene encoding chloride channel protein 1 isoform X1, whose protein sequence is MAADASQRKALRYQQTLLYGEYREQLGNIARREATRLLTEKQWKRHAGNSKATRRGHGRAYHASLDAGPMTPGLSPSSSVKKPRPYSKCQDCLARIQRYIVTKLGEDWIFLVLLGLTMALVSWSMDYASAKSLQAYKWMYGELKGNVALQYLAWVSYPIILVVFASLFCHLVSPQAIGSGIPELKTILRGVVLKEYLTLKAFVAKVIGLTAGLGSGMPIGKEGPFVHIASICAAVLSRVMSIFTGVYENPYGYTDILTVGCAVGVGCCFGTPLGGVLFSIEVTSTYFAVRNYWRGYFAATFSAFIFRVLSVWNKDSVTITALFRTNFRMDFPFDLQELPAFAIIGISCGFLGAFFVYLNRQVVLIMRRPTALTRFLTKHRLIYPGAVTLIIASFTFPPGFGQFMAGELMPRECINSLFDNFTWTKIWGSPAPPGLGRSAAWLHPQVSVFIILLLFFVMKFWMSAVSTTMPVPSGAFMPVFILGAAFGRLVGEIMATLFPNGILFDGIVYQILPGGYAVIGAAAMTGAVTHTVSTAVICFELTGQISHILPMMVAVILANMVAQGLQPSLYDSIIQVKKLPYLPELSIGHISKYNIFVEDIMVKKIKFLSPQSTYRELKDLLESTSLKTIPLVDSKESMILLGSIERCELQGSLDLWLSAERRVYIRGEGLSSPGSQVNWESFAFVDEEIGEENGDKGNTVSEECNGPLGSTKTTDVSTNHTTSGALQSMRRTLRRVFSSSSSSGQTEPESPAAPPVVENMTPEEIKAWEEEELDKPIDIDQIRVDPSPFQLVERTSLHKTHTLFSLLGLSHAYVTSIGKLVGVVALKELQKAIEGSTRSGVRLRPPLASFRDARRKAKKPSHSSSVPSSPTRDRELWSEGVKRETKDESDDSCVQTADKECDIAACNSSSQEQLPSPSSSTVPLSSLHSVPEGEADADRESDEEPL, encoded by the exons CTGTATGGGGAATATCGGGAGCAGCTGGGTAATATCGCCAGACGGGAGGCCACGCGTCTGTTGACTGAAAAGCAATGGAAGAGGCATGCCGGCAATTCCAAGGCAACCAGGAGAGGCCACGGCCGAGCATATCATGCAAGTCTGGATGCGGGGCCCATGACACCAGGTTTAAGCCCCTCCTCCTCTGTGAAGAAGCCGCGCCCCTATTCCAAATGCCAGG ACTGCCTGGCCCGGATCCAGAGGTATATTGTGACAAAGTTGGGCGAAGACTGGATCTTCCTGGTTCTTTTAGGTCTCACTATGGCCCTGGTTAGCTGGAGCATGGACTATGCCAGTGCAAAGAGCCTACAAG CTTATAAGTGGATGTACGGAGAGCTGAAGGGGAATGTGGCTCTGCAGTATCTGGCATGGGTCTCATATCCCATCATCCTCGTCGTGTTTGCATCCCTCTTCTGTCATCTGGTCTCTCCACAAGCTATAG GCTCGGGGATCCCTGAACTCAAGACCATTCTCAGAGGTGTGGTGTTAAAGGAGTATCTGACGCTCAAGGCATTTGTGGCTAAAGTCATTGGTCTTACGGCTGGGCTGGGCAGTGGTATGCCCATCGGGAAAGAG GGTCCTTTTGTGCATATTGCCAGTATATGTGCGGCAGTGCTGAGCAGGGTCATGTCCATCTTCACCGGTGTGTATGAG AACCCCTATGGTTACACAGACATACTGACAGTAGGATGTGCTGTTGGGGTGGGCTGCTGTTTTGGGACTCCTCTCGGAG GTGTGTTGTTCAGTATTGAGGTCACGTCGACATATTTTGCAGTGAGGAATTACTGGAGAGGATATTTCGCTGCCACATTCAGCGCCTTCATATTCCGAGTCCTGTCAGTGTGGAACAAAGATTCTG TTACGATAACAGCGCTGTTTCGTACAAACTTTCGTATGGATTTCCCCTTTGACCTTCAGGAGCTGCCGGCTTTTGCAATAATTGG gaTCTCATGTGGGTTTCTAGGGGCGTTCTTTGTCTATCTGAACAGACAAGTTGTTCTGATCATGAGAAGACCAACGGCTCTTACGCGATTCCTCACAAAACA CCGGTTGATTTACCCTGGTGCCGTGACACTAATTATAGCCTCCTTCACATTTCCTCCGGGCTTCGGTCAGTTCATGGCTGGAGAG CTGATGCCCAGAGAGTGCATTAATTCACTGTTTGATAACTTCACGTGGACAAAGATCTGGGGTTCACCAGCTCCACCTGGACTGGGTCGCTCTGCTGCCTGGCTCCACCCACAAGTCAGCGTCTTCATCATCCTTCTCCTCTTCTTCGTCATGAAG TTCTGGATGTCTGCGGTTTCTACGACAATGCCGGTCCCTTCTGGAGCCTTCATGCCTGTTTTTATATTGG GAGCAGCATTCGGTCGTTTGGTGGGTGAGATCATGGCCACGCTGTTTCCCAACGGCATTCTGTTTGATGGGATCGTGTACCAAATCCTGCCTGGAGGCTATGCAGTGATAG gggcAGCAGCCATGACAGGAGccgtcacacacacagtttcaacAGCAGTCATCTGTTTTGAACTGACGGGTCAAATCTCACACATCCTGCCCATGATGGTGGCCGTGATTCTCGCCAACATGGTGGCACAGGGTCTACAGCCTTCCCTTTATGACTCCATCATTCAGGTCAAAAAGCTGCCCTATCTTCCCGAGCTCAGCATTGGCCACATCAG TAAATATAATATCTTTGTGGAGGACATCATGGTGAAGAAAATAAAGTTTCTGTCGCCTCAGTCCACTTACAGAGAGCTGAAAGATCTCCTGGAGTCCACGTCTCTCAAAACCATCCCACTCGTCGACTCCAAAG AGTCGATGATTCTTTTGGGCTCCATTGAGAGATGTGAACTTCAGGGCTCCTTGGACTTGTGGCTCTCAGCCGAGAGGCGGGTTTATATCCGAGGTGAGGGCTTGTCCAGCCCGGGGTCACAGGTCAACTGGGAGTCCTTCGCCTTTGTGGACGAGGAGATAGGAGAGGAGAACGGAGACAAG GGCAACACGGTCTCTGAAGAGTGCAACGGCCCGCTGGGGTCCACCAAAACCACAGACGTCTCCACTAACCACACCACATCCG GTGCCCTACAGTCTATGAGGAGGACTCTTCGTCGTGTTTTctcctcatcttcctcatcaGGGCAGACTGAGCCGGAG AGCCCTGCAGCTCCTCCTGTAGTTGAAAACATGACTCCTGAAGAG ATCAAAGCCTGGGAAGAGGAAGAGCTGGATAAGCCGATTGACATTGATCAGATCCGTGTTGACCCCTCACCTTTTCAGCTGGTGGAAAGAACATCTTTGCATAAG ACTCACACCCTATTCTCTCTGCTGGGTCTCAGTCATGCTTATGTAACTAGCATTGGTAAACTAGTTGGAGTGGTTGCATTAAAAGAG CTCCAGAAAGCAATCGAGGGTTCGACCCGTAGCGGAGTGCGACTCCGTCCCCCTCTGGCCAGTTTCAGAGACGCCAGACGCAAGGCCAAAAAGCCTTCTCATTCCTCGTCCGTCCCATCCTCTCCCACGCGGGACAGAGAGCTGTGGAGCGAAGGAGTGAAAAGAGAAACTAAAGACGAGTCTGATGATAGCTGTGTCCAGACGGCCGACAAAGAGTGTGATATAGCCGCGTGCAACAGCAGCTCTCAGGAGCAACTgccttctccttcttcttccacagtccctctctcctctcttcatTCTGTGCCTGAAGGAGAGGCGGATGCTGATAGGGAGAGTGACGAGGAGCCTTTATAG
- the clcn1b gene encoding chloride channel protein 1 isoform X2, with amino-acid sequence MAADASQRKALRYQQTLLYGEYREQLGNIARREATRLLTEKQWKRHAGNSKATRRGHGRAYHASLDAGPMTPGLSPSSSVKKPRPYSKCQDCLARIQRYIVTKLGEDWIFLVLLGLTMALVSWSMDYASAKSLQAYKWMYGELKGNVALQYLAWVSYPIILVVFASLFCHLVSPQAIGSGIPELKTILRGVVLKEYLTLKAFVAKVIGLTAGLGSGMPIGKEGPFVHIASICAAVLSRVMSIFTGVYENSAHVQDLLVCACAVGVATCFAAPVGGVLFSIEVTSTYFAVRNYWRGYFAATFSAFIFRVLSVWNKDSVTITALFRTNFRMDFPFDLQELPAFAIIGISCGFLGAFFVYLNRQVVLIMRRPTALTRFLTKHRLIYPGAVTLIIASFTFPPGFGQFMAGELMPRECINSLFDNFTWTKIWGSPAPPGLGRSAAWLHPQVSVFIILLLFFVMKFWMSAVSTTMPVPSGAFMPVFILGAAFGRLVGEIMATLFPNGILFDGIVYQILPGGYAVIGAAAMTGAVTHTVSTAVICFELTGQISHILPMMVAVILANMVAQGLQPSLYDSIIQVKKLPYLPELSIGHISKYNIFVEDIMVKKIKFLSPQSTYRELKDLLESTSLKTIPLVDSKESMILLGSIERCELQGSLDLWLSAERRVYIRGEGLSSPGSQVNWESFAFVDEEIGEENGDKGNTVSEECNGPLGSTKTTDVSTNHTTSGALQSMRRTLRRVFSSSSSSGQTEPESPAAPPVVENMTPEEIKAWEEEELDKPIDIDQIRVDPSPFQLVERTSLHKTHTLFSLLGLSHAYVTSIGKLVGVVALKELQKAIEGSTRSGVRLRPPLASFRDARRKAKKPSHSSSVPSSPTRDRELWSEGVKRETKDESDDSCVQTADKECDIAACNSSSQEQLPSPSSSTVPLSSLHSVPEGEADADRESDEEPL; translated from the exons CTGTATGGGGAATATCGGGAGCAGCTGGGTAATATCGCCAGACGGGAGGCCACGCGTCTGTTGACTGAAAAGCAATGGAAGAGGCATGCCGGCAATTCCAAGGCAACCAGGAGAGGCCACGGCCGAGCATATCATGCAAGTCTGGATGCGGGGCCCATGACACCAGGTTTAAGCCCCTCCTCCTCTGTGAAGAAGCCGCGCCCCTATTCCAAATGCCAGG ACTGCCTGGCCCGGATCCAGAGGTATATTGTGACAAAGTTGGGCGAAGACTGGATCTTCCTGGTTCTTTTAGGTCTCACTATGGCCCTGGTTAGCTGGAGCATGGACTATGCCAGTGCAAAGAGCCTACAAG CTTATAAGTGGATGTACGGAGAGCTGAAGGGGAATGTGGCTCTGCAGTATCTGGCATGGGTCTCATATCCCATCATCCTCGTCGTGTTTGCATCCCTCTTCTGTCATCTGGTCTCTCCACAAGCTATAG GCTCGGGGATCCCTGAACTCAAGACCATTCTCAGAGGTGTGGTGTTAAAGGAGTATCTGACGCTCAAGGCATTTGTGGCTAAAGTCATTGGTCTTACGGCTGGGCTGGGCAGTGGTATGCCCATCGGGAAAGAG GGTCCTTTTGTGCATATTGCCAGTATATGTGCGGCAGTGCTGAGCAGGGTCATGTCCATCTTCACCGGTGTGTATGAG AATAGTGCCCATGTTCAGGATCTGCTGGTGTGTGCCTGTGCGGTGGGAGTGGCCACCTGTTTCGCTGCCCCGGTGGGAG GTGTGTTGTTCAGTATTGAGGTCACGTCGACATATTTTGCAGTGAGGAATTACTGGAGAGGATATTTCGCTGCCACATTCAGCGCCTTCATATTCCGAGTCCTGTCAGTGTGGAACAAAGATTCTG TTACGATAACAGCGCTGTTTCGTACAAACTTTCGTATGGATTTCCCCTTTGACCTTCAGGAGCTGCCGGCTTTTGCAATAATTGG gaTCTCATGTGGGTTTCTAGGGGCGTTCTTTGTCTATCTGAACAGACAAGTTGTTCTGATCATGAGAAGACCAACGGCTCTTACGCGATTCCTCACAAAACA CCGGTTGATTTACCCTGGTGCCGTGACACTAATTATAGCCTCCTTCACATTTCCTCCGGGCTTCGGTCAGTTCATGGCTGGAGAG CTGATGCCCAGAGAGTGCATTAATTCACTGTTTGATAACTTCACGTGGACAAAGATCTGGGGTTCACCAGCTCCACCTGGACTGGGTCGCTCTGCTGCCTGGCTCCACCCACAAGTCAGCGTCTTCATCATCCTTCTCCTCTTCTTCGTCATGAAG TTCTGGATGTCTGCGGTTTCTACGACAATGCCGGTCCCTTCTGGAGCCTTCATGCCTGTTTTTATATTGG GAGCAGCATTCGGTCGTTTGGTGGGTGAGATCATGGCCACGCTGTTTCCCAACGGCATTCTGTTTGATGGGATCGTGTACCAAATCCTGCCTGGAGGCTATGCAGTGATAG gggcAGCAGCCATGACAGGAGccgtcacacacacagtttcaacAGCAGTCATCTGTTTTGAACTGACGGGTCAAATCTCACACATCCTGCCCATGATGGTGGCCGTGATTCTCGCCAACATGGTGGCACAGGGTCTACAGCCTTCCCTTTATGACTCCATCATTCAGGTCAAAAAGCTGCCCTATCTTCCCGAGCTCAGCATTGGCCACATCAG TAAATATAATATCTTTGTGGAGGACATCATGGTGAAGAAAATAAAGTTTCTGTCGCCTCAGTCCACTTACAGAGAGCTGAAAGATCTCCTGGAGTCCACGTCTCTCAAAACCATCCCACTCGTCGACTCCAAAG AGTCGATGATTCTTTTGGGCTCCATTGAGAGATGTGAACTTCAGGGCTCCTTGGACTTGTGGCTCTCAGCCGAGAGGCGGGTTTATATCCGAGGTGAGGGCTTGTCCAGCCCGGGGTCACAGGTCAACTGGGAGTCCTTCGCCTTTGTGGACGAGGAGATAGGAGAGGAGAACGGAGACAAG GGCAACACGGTCTCTGAAGAGTGCAACGGCCCGCTGGGGTCCACCAAAACCACAGACGTCTCCACTAACCACACCACATCCG GTGCCCTACAGTCTATGAGGAGGACTCTTCGTCGTGTTTTctcctcatcttcctcatcaGGGCAGACTGAGCCGGAG AGCCCTGCAGCTCCTCCTGTAGTTGAAAACATGACTCCTGAAGAG ATCAAAGCCTGGGAAGAGGAAGAGCTGGATAAGCCGATTGACATTGATCAGATCCGTGTTGACCCCTCACCTTTTCAGCTGGTGGAAAGAACATCTTTGCATAAG ACTCACACCCTATTCTCTCTGCTGGGTCTCAGTCATGCTTATGTAACTAGCATTGGTAAACTAGTTGGAGTGGTTGCATTAAAAGAG CTCCAGAAAGCAATCGAGGGTTCGACCCGTAGCGGAGTGCGACTCCGTCCCCCTCTGGCCAGTTTCAGAGACGCCAGACGCAAGGCCAAAAAGCCTTCTCATTCCTCGTCCGTCCCATCCTCTCCCACGCGGGACAGAGAGCTGTGGAGCGAAGGAGTGAAAAGAGAAACTAAAGACGAGTCTGATGATAGCTGTGTCCAGACGGCCGACAAAGAGTGTGATATAGCCGCGTGCAACAGCAGCTCTCAGGAGCAACTgccttctccttcttcttccacagtccctctctcctctcttcatTCTGTGCCTGAAGGAGAGGCGGATGCTGATAGGGAGAGTGACGAGGAGCCTTTATAG
- the clcn1b gene encoding chloride channel protein 1 isoform X4 codes for MTPGLSPSSSVKKPRPYSKCQDCLARIQRYIVTKLGEDWIFLVLLGLTMALVSWSMDYASAKSLQAYKWMYGELKGNVALQYLAWVSYPIILVVFASLFCHLVSPQAIGSGIPELKTILRGVVLKEYLTLKAFVAKVIGLTAGLGSGMPIGKEGPFVHIASICAAVLSRVMSIFTGVYENSAHVQDLLVCACAVGVATCFAAPVGGVLFSIEVTSTYFAVRNYWRGYFAATFSAFIFRVLSVWNKDSVTITALFRTNFRMDFPFDLQELPAFAIIGISCGFLGAFFVYLNRQVVLIMRRPTALTRFLTKHRLIYPGAVTLIIASFTFPPGFGQFMAGELMPRECINSLFDNFTWTKIWGSPAPPGLGRSAAWLHPQVSVFIILLLFFVMKFWMSAVSTTMPVPSGAFMPVFILGAAFGRLVGEIMATLFPNGILFDGIVYQILPGGYAVIGAAAMTGAVTHTVSTAVICFELTGQISHILPMMVAVILANMVAQGLQPSLYDSIIQVKKLPYLPELSIGHISKYNIFVEDIMVKKIKFLSPQSTYRELKDLLESTSLKTIPLVDSKESMILLGSIERCELQGSLDLWLSAERRVYIRGEGLSSPGSQVNWESFAFVDEEIGEENGDKGNTVSEECNGPLGSTKTTDVSTNHTTSGALQSMRRTLRRVFSSSSSSGQTEPESPAAPPVVENMTPEEIKAWEEEELDKPIDIDQIRVDPSPFQLVERTSLHKTHTLFSLLGLSHAYVTSIGKLVGVVALKELQKAIEGSTRSGVRLRPPLASFRDARRKAKKPSHSSSVPSSPTRDRELWSEGVKRETKDESDDSCVQTADKECDIAACNSSSQEQLPSPSSSTVPLSSLHSVPEGEADADRESDEEPL; via the exons ATGACACCAGGTTTAAGCCCCTCCTCCTCTGTGAAGAAGCCGCGCCCCTATTCCAAATGCCAGG ACTGCCTGGCCCGGATCCAGAGGTATATTGTGACAAAGTTGGGCGAAGACTGGATCTTCCTGGTTCTTTTAGGTCTCACTATGGCCCTGGTTAGCTGGAGCATGGACTATGCCAGTGCAAAGAGCCTACAAG CTTATAAGTGGATGTACGGAGAGCTGAAGGGGAATGTGGCTCTGCAGTATCTGGCATGGGTCTCATATCCCATCATCCTCGTCGTGTTTGCATCCCTCTTCTGTCATCTGGTCTCTCCACAAGCTATAG GCTCGGGGATCCCTGAACTCAAGACCATTCTCAGAGGTGTGGTGTTAAAGGAGTATCTGACGCTCAAGGCATTTGTGGCTAAAGTCATTGGTCTTACGGCTGGGCTGGGCAGTGGTATGCCCATCGGGAAAGAG GGTCCTTTTGTGCATATTGCCAGTATATGTGCGGCAGTGCTGAGCAGGGTCATGTCCATCTTCACCGGTGTGTATGAG AATAGTGCCCATGTTCAGGATCTGCTGGTGTGTGCCTGTGCGGTGGGAGTGGCCACCTGTTTCGCTGCCCCGGTGGGAG GTGTGTTGTTCAGTATTGAGGTCACGTCGACATATTTTGCAGTGAGGAATTACTGGAGAGGATATTTCGCTGCCACATTCAGCGCCTTCATATTCCGAGTCCTGTCAGTGTGGAACAAAGATTCTG TTACGATAACAGCGCTGTTTCGTACAAACTTTCGTATGGATTTCCCCTTTGACCTTCAGGAGCTGCCGGCTTTTGCAATAATTGG gaTCTCATGTGGGTTTCTAGGGGCGTTCTTTGTCTATCTGAACAGACAAGTTGTTCTGATCATGAGAAGACCAACGGCTCTTACGCGATTCCTCACAAAACA CCGGTTGATTTACCCTGGTGCCGTGACACTAATTATAGCCTCCTTCACATTTCCTCCGGGCTTCGGTCAGTTCATGGCTGGAGAG CTGATGCCCAGAGAGTGCATTAATTCACTGTTTGATAACTTCACGTGGACAAAGATCTGGGGTTCACCAGCTCCACCTGGACTGGGTCGCTCTGCTGCCTGGCTCCACCCACAAGTCAGCGTCTTCATCATCCTTCTCCTCTTCTTCGTCATGAAG TTCTGGATGTCTGCGGTTTCTACGACAATGCCGGTCCCTTCTGGAGCCTTCATGCCTGTTTTTATATTGG GAGCAGCATTCGGTCGTTTGGTGGGTGAGATCATGGCCACGCTGTTTCCCAACGGCATTCTGTTTGATGGGATCGTGTACCAAATCCTGCCTGGAGGCTATGCAGTGATAG gggcAGCAGCCATGACAGGAGccgtcacacacacagtttcaacAGCAGTCATCTGTTTTGAACTGACGGGTCAAATCTCACACATCCTGCCCATGATGGTGGCCGTGATTCTCGCCAACATGGTGGCACAGGGTCTACAGCCTTCCCTTTATGACTCCATCATTCAGGTCAAAAAGCTGCCCTATCTTCCCGAGCTCAGCATTGGCCACATCAG TAAATATAATATCTTTGTGGAGGACATCATGGTGAAGAAAATAAAGTTTCTGTCGCCTCAGTCCACTTACAGAGAGCTGAAAGATCTCCTGGAGTCCACGTCTCTCAAAACCATCCCACTCGTCGACTCCAAAG AGTCGATGATTCTTTTGGGCTCCATTGAGAGATGTGAACTTCAGGGCTCCTTGGACTTGTGGCTCTCAGCCGAGAGGCGGGTTTATATCCGAGGTGAGGGCTTGTCCAGCCCGGGGTCACAGGTCAACTGGGAGTCCTTCGCCTTTGTGGACGAGGAGATAGGAGAGGAGAACGGAGACAAG GGCAACACGGTCTCTGAAGAGTGCAACGGCCCGCTGGGGTCCACCAAAACCACAGACGTCTCCACTAACCACACCACATCCG GTGCCCTACAGTCTATGAGGAGGACTCTTCGTCGTGTTTTctcctcatcttcctcatcaGGGCAGACTGAGCCGGAG AGCCCTGCAGCTCCTCCTGTAGTTGAAAACATGACTCCTGAAGAG ATCAAAGCCTGGGAAGAGGAAGAGCTGGATAAGCCGATTGACATTGATCAGATCCGTGTTGACCCCTCACCTTTTCAGCTGGTGGAAAGAACATCTTTGCATAAG ACTCACACCCTATTCTCTCTGCTGGGTCTCAGTCATGCTTATGTAACTAGCATTGGTAAACTAGTTGGAGTGGTTGCATTAAAAGAG CTCCAGAAAGCAATCGAGGGTTCGACCCGTAGCGGAGTGCGACTCCGTCCCCCTCTGGCCAGTTTCAGAGACGCCAGACGCAAGGCCAAAAAGCCTTCTCATTCCTCGTCCGTCCCATCCTCTCCCACGCGGGACAGAGAGCTGTGGAGCGAAGGAGTGAAAAGAGAAACTAAAGACGAGTCTGATGATAGCTGTGTCCAGACGGCCGACAAAGAGTGTGATATAGCCGCGTGCAACAGCAGCTCTCAGGAGCAACTgccttctccttcttcttccacagtccctctctcctctcttcatTCTGTGCCTGAAGGAGAGGCGGATGCTGATAGGGAGAGTGACGAGGAGCCTTTATAG
- the clcn1b gene encoding chloride channel protein 1 isoform X3, protein MLYGEYREQLGNIARREATRLLTEKQWKRHAGNSKATRRGHGRAYHASLDAGPMTPGLSPSSSVKKPRPYSKCQDCLARIQRYIVTKLGEDWIFLVLLGLTMALVSWSMDYASAKSLQAYKWMYGELKGNVALQYLAWVSYPIILVVFASLFCHLVSPQAIGSGIPELKTILRGVVLKEYLTLKAFVAKVIGLTAGLGSGMPIGKEGPFVHIASICAAVLSRVMSIFTGVYENPYGYTDILTVGCAVGVGCCFGTPLGGVLFSIEVTSTYFAVRNYWRGYFAATFSAFIFRVLSVWNKDSVTITALFRTNFRMDFPFDLQELPAFAIIGISCGFLGAFFVYLNRQVVLIMRRPTALTRFLTKHRLIYPGAVTLIIASFTFPPGFGQFMAGELMPRECINSLFDNFTWTKIWGSPAPPGLGRSAAWLHPQVSVFIILLLFFVMKFWMSAVSTTMPVPSGAFMPVFILGAAFGRLVGEIMATLFPNGILFDGIVYQILPGGYAVIGAAAMTGAVTHTVSTAVICFELTGQISHILPMMVAVILANMVAQGLQPSLYDSIIQVKKLPYLPELSIGHISKYNIFVEDIMVKKIKFLSPQSTYRELKDLLESTSLKTIPLVDSKESMILLGSIERCELQGSLDLWLSAERRVYIRGEGLSSPGSQVNWESFAFVDEEIGEENGDKGNTVSEECNGPLGSTKTTDVSTNHTTSGALQSMRRTLRRVFSSSSSSGQTEPESPAAPPVVENMTPEEIKAWEEEELDKPIDIDQIRVDPSPFQLVERTSLHKTHTLFSLLGLSHAYVTSIGKLVGVVALKELQKAIEGSTRSGVRLRPPLASFRDARRKAKKPSHSSSVPSSPTRDRELWSEGVKRETKDESDDSCVQTADKECDIAACNSSSQEQLPSPSSSTVPLSSLHSVPEGEADADRESDEEPL, encoded by the exons CTGTATGGGGAATATCGGGAGCAGCTGGGTAATATCGCCAGACGGGAGGCCACGCGTCTGTTGACTGAAAAGCAATGGAAGAGGCATGCCGGCAATTCCAAGGCAACCAGGAGAGGCCACGGCCGAGCATATCATGCAAGTCTGGATGCGGGGCCCATGACACCAGGTTTAAGCCCCTCCTCCTCTGTGAAGAAGCCGCGCCCCTATTCCAAATGCCAGG ACTGCCTGGCCCGGATCCAGAGGTATATTGTGACAAAGTTGGGCGAAGACTGGATCTTCCTGGTTCTTTTAGGTCTCACTATGGCCCTGGTTAGCTGGAGCATGGACTATGCCAGTGCAAAGAGCCTACAAG CTTATAAGTGGATGTACGGAGAGCTGAAGGGGAATGTGGCTCTGCAGTATCTGGCATGGGTCTCATATCCCATCATCCTCGTCGTGTTTGCATCCCTCTTCTGTCATCTGGTCTCTCCACAAGCTATAG GCTCGGGGATCCCTGAACTCAAGACCATTCTCAGAGGTGTGGTGTTAAAGGAGTATCTGACGCTCAAGGCATTTGTGGCTAAAGTCATTGGTCTTACGGCTGGGCTGGGCAGTGGTATGCCCATCGGGAAAGAG GGTCCTTTTGTGCATATTGCCAGTATATGTGCGGCAGTGCTGAGCAGGGTCATGTCCATCTTCACCGGTGTGTATGAG AACCCCTATGGTTACACAGACATACTGACAGTAGGATGTGCTGTTGGGGTGGGCTGCTGTTTTGGGACTCCTCTCGGAG GTGTGTTGTTCAGTATTGAGGTCACGTCGACATATTTTGCAGTGAGGAATTACTGGAGAGGATATTTCGCTGCCACATTCAGCGCCTTCATATTCCGAGTCCTGTCAGTGTGGAACAAAGATTCTG TTACGATAACAGCGCTGTTTCGTACAAACTTTCGTATGGATTTCCCCTTTGACCTTCAGGAGCTGCCGGCTTTTGCAATAATTGG gaTCTCATGTGGGTTTCTAGGGGCGTTCTTTGTCTATCTGAACAGACAAGTTGTTCTGATCATGAGAAGACCAACGGCTCTTACGCGATTCCTCACAAAACA CCGGTTGATTTACCCTGGTGCCGTGACACTAATTATAGCCTCCTTCACATTTCCTCCGGGCTTCGGTCAGTTCATGGCTGGAGAG CTGATGCCCAGAGAGTGCATTAATTCACTGTTTGATAACTTCACGTGGACAAAGATCTGGGGTTCACCAGCTCCACCTGGACTGGGTCGCTCTGCTGCCTGGCTCCACCCACAAGTCAGCGTCTTCATCATCCTTCTCCTCTTCTTCGTCATGAAG TTCTGGATGTCTGCGGTTTCTACGACAATGCCGGTCCCTTCTGGAGCCTTCATGCCTGTTTTTATATTGG GAGCAGCATTCGGTCGTTTGGTGGGTGAGATCATGGCCACGCTGTTTCCCAACGGCATTCTGTTTGATGGGATCGTGTACCAAATCCTGCCTGGAGGCTATGCAGTGATAG gggcAGCAGCCATGACAGGAGccgtcacacacacagtttcaacAGCAGTCATCTGTTTTGAACTGACGGGTCAAATCTCACACATCCTGCCCATGATGGTGGCCGTGATTCTCGCCAACATGGTGGCACAGGGTCTACAGCCTTCCCTTTATGACTCCATCATTCAGGTCAAAAAGCTGCCCTATCTTCCCGAGCTCAGCATTGGCCACATCAG TAAATATAATATCTTTGTGGAGGACATCATGGTGAAGAAAATAAAGTTTCTGTCGCCTCAGTCCACTTACAGAGAGCTGAAAGATCTCCTGGAGTCCACGTCTCTCAAAACCATCCCACTCGTCGACTCCAAAG AGTCGATGATTCTTTTGGGCTCCATTGAGAGATGTGAACTTCAGGGCTCCTTGGACTTGTGGCTCTCAGCCGAGAGGCGGGTTTATATCCGAGGTGAGGGCTTGTCCAGCCCGGGGTCACAGGTCAACTGGGAGTCCTTCGCCTTTGTGGACGAGGAGATAGGAGAGGAGAACGGAGACAAG GGCAACACGGTCTCTGAAGAGTGCAACGGCCCGCTGGGGTCCACCAAAACCACAGACGTCTCCACTAACCACACCACATCCG GTGCCCTACAGTCTATGAGGAGGACTCTTCGTCGTGTTTTctcctcatcttcctcatcaGGGCAGACTGAGCCGGAG AGCCCTGCAGCTCCTCCTGTAGTTGAAAACATGACTCCTGAAGAG ATCAAAGCCTGGGAAGAGGAAGAGCTGGATAAGCCGATTGACATTGATCAGATCCGTGTTGACCCCTCACCTTTTCAGCTGGTGGAAAGAACATCTTTGCATAAG ACTCACACCCTATTCTCTCTGCTGGGTCTCAGTCATGCTTATGTAACTAGCATTGGTAAACTAGTTGGAGTGGTTGCATTAAAAGAG CTCCAGAAAGCAATCGAGGGTTCGACCCGTAGCGGAGTGCGACTCCGTCCCCCTCTGGCCAGTTTCAGAGACGCCAGACGCAAGGCCAAAAAGCCTTCTCATTCCTCGTCCGTCCCATCCTCTCCCACGCGGGACAGAGAGCTGTGGAGCGAAGGAGTGAAAAGAGAAACTAAAGACGAGTCTGATGATAGCTGTGTCCAGACGGCCGACAAAGAGTGTGATATAGCCGCGTGCAACAGCAGCTCTCAGGAGCAACTgccttctccttcttcttccacagtccctctctcctctcttcatTCTGTGCCTGAAGGAGAGGCGGATGCTGATAGGGAGAGTGACGAGGAGCCTTTATAG